A single window of Leptolyngbya ohadii IS1 DNA harbors:
- the hypF gene encoding carbamoyltransferase HypF, which translates to MSLISLSDRLPVEDGHSAEPSAEPSSEHPSEQAETVRIRGIVQGVGFRPTVYRLAVACGLRGEVCNDGEGVLIRIVGTPLAIDEFVLRLQRECPPLAKIHQIERHKCDSTSLFDQFSIIQSVQNTVRTDISPDAASCPECVNDVFDPLSRWYRYPFTNCTHCGPRLSIVQAIPYDRQHTSMAKFSLCFQCNREYDSISDRRFHAQPIACHACGPRAHLKRSDGRAIVSDMFSMMDDVDAVCTLLQKGEILAIKGIGGFHLACDATNEFAVQKLRQRKQRDHKPFALMARDLQIIEQYCHINPEERELLQSPAAPIVLLTRLHCCQNARRIAPAVAFDSPTLGFMLPYTPLHHLILKRMNRPIVLTSGNLSDEPQCISNAEAETKLGNIADYLLLHDRDIVNRIDDSVARVVNGQTQIMRRARGYAPAPIKLPAGFEKIPPILAMGGELKNTFALLRDGQGDGQAILSQHLGDLENAIAYHAYEETLNLYLNLFEHHPILIACDRHPEYLSTKLGQDIAHTNRLPVEWIQHHHAHIASCMAENGLAIDSEPVLGIALDGLGYGDDDTLWGGEFLLANYTGYKRLASLKPIAMVGGEQAIYQPWRNTYAQMVATGQWQEFHQNYRDLDLFAFLKQQPLTLIDRLIQHHLHSPLASSTGRLFDAVAAAIGIRRETCSYEGQAAIELEAVATRYLANHPNSDSYSFTLSPDNHEFLILDPGAIWQRLLNDLKQSVPPGQIAAKFHLGFAEAIVSTTQRLSQSHPFKSVALSGGVFQNRLLTQLVQNSLIHQGFNVLIHHQIPTNDGGLSLGQGAIAAARYLSR; encoded by the coding sequence ATGAGTCTGATTTCACTCAGCGATCGATTGCCTGTGGAGGATGGTCATTCAGCCGAACCATCAGCCGAACCCTCATCGGAACATCCTTCGGAACAGGCGGAAACGGTTCGGATACGCGGCATTGTGCAGGGAGTGGGCTTTCGTCCAACGGTTTATCGGCTGGCGGTGGCTTGCGGGCTGCGGGGGGAGGTCTGCAATGATGGAGAAGGGGTACTCATCCGCATTGTGGGGACTCCTTTAGCGATCGATGAATTTGTGCTGCGGCTTCAGCGGGAATGTCCGCCCCTGGCAAAGATTCACCAGATCGAGCGCCATAAGTGCGATTCGACTTCTCTATTTGATCAATTCTCGATCATTCAGAGCGTTCAGAATACGGTTCGCACCGATATCAGTCCCGATGCGGCAAGCTGTCCCGAATGTGTTAACGATGTTTTTGATCCGTTGAGTCGGTGGTATCGTTATCCGTTCACAAACTGTACCCACTGCGGTCCTCGCCTGAGCATTGTGCAAGCTATTCCCTACGATCGCCAGCACACCAGCATGGCGAAATTTTCGCTTTGTTTTCAGTGCAATCGGGAATATGACAGCATTAGCGATCGGCGGTTTCATGCCCAACCCATTGCCTGCCATGCCTGCGGACCGCGTGCCCACCTGAAGCGATCGGATGGTCGGGCGATCGTTTCCGATATGTTTTCGATGATGGACGACGTGGATGCGGTCTGTACCCTGCTGCAAAAGGGCGAAATTTTAGCAATTAAGGGAATTGGTGGATTTCATCTTGCCTGCGACGCAACCAACGAGTTTGCAGTCCAAAAGCTGCGCCAGCGGAAACAGCGAGACCACAAACCCTTTGCGCTGATGGCTCGCGATCTGCAAATTATTGAGCAGTACTGCCACATCAACCCAGAGGAACGGGAGCTGCTTCAGTCCCCCGCTGCGCCGATCGTCCTGCTGACTCGCCTTCATTGCTGTCAGAATGCCCGACGGATTGCCCCTGCGGTTGCTTTTGATAGTCCCACGCTCGGCTTCATGCTGCCCTATACGCCGCTGCACCATTTGATTTTGAAGCGCATGAATCGTCCGATCGTCCTCACCAGCGGGAATTTGTCCGATGAACCGCAGTGTATTTCTAACGCCGAGGCAGAGACAAAGCTGGGCAACATTGCGGATTATCTGCTGCTGCACGATCGCGATATCGTGAATCGAATCGATGACTCCGTAGCGCGAGTGGTGAACGGGCAAACCCAGATTATGCGGCGGGCAAGGGGATACGCACCTGCACCGATCAAACTACCTGCCGGATTTGAAAAAATTCCTCCCATCCTGGCAATGGGCGGCGAACTCAAAAATACCTTTGCCCTGTTACGCGATGGGCAGGGCGATGGACAGGCAATTCTTTCCCAACATCTGGGCGATCTGGAAAACGCGATCGCCTATCACGCCTATGAGGAAACCCTGAATCTCTATCTGAATTTATTTGAGCATCATCCGATCCTGATCGCCTGCGATCGCCATCCAGAGTATCTTTCCACAAAGCTCGGACAGGATATCGCTCACACGAACCGTCTGCCCGTGGAATGGATTCAGCATCATCACGCCCATATTGCTAGCTGCATGGCAGAGAATGGTTTGGCGATCGATTCTGAACCCGTTTTAGGAATCGCCTTAGATGGTTTGGGATACGGAGATGATGATACCCTGTGGGGCGGTGAATTTCTGCTGGCAAACTATACCGGATACAAACGGTTAGCAAGTCTTAAACCCATCGCGATGGTGGGCGGCGAGCAGGCAATCTATCAGCCCTGGCGCAACACCTACGCTCAGATGGTCGCAACGGGACAGTGGCAGGAATTCCACCAGAACTATCGCGATCTCGATCTATTTGCCTTTTTGAAACAGCAGCCCCTCACGCTGATCGATCGCCTGATCCAGCACCATCTCCACTCCCCTCTGGCTTCCTCAACAGGACGATTATTCGATGCAGTAGCCGCCGCGATCGGCATCCGGCGCGAAACGTGCAGCTATGAGGGACAGGCAGCGATCGAACTGGAGGCAGTCGCAACGCGATATCTGGCAAACCATCCCAACAGCGATAGCTATTCCTTCACTCTGTCTCCTGATAACCATGAATTTCTCATCCTCGATCCGGGCGCGATCTGGCAACGCTTACTGAATGACCTCAAACAATCGGTGCCGCCAGGTCAAATTGCCGCGAAGTTCCACCTTGGGTTTGCGGAGGCAATCGTCTCAACGACCCAAAGGCTTTCCCAGTCCCATCCTTTCAAATCTGTTGCCCTTAGCGGAGGCGTTTTTCAGAATCGGCTTCTCACCCAGCTTGTTCAGAACTCTCTGATTCATCAGGGCTTCAACGTTTTAATTCACCATCAAATTCCTACCAATGATGGGGGCTTGTCCCTCGGTCAGGGAGCGATCGCCGCAGCCCGGTATCTATCTCGTTAA
- a CDS encoding hydrogenase maturation nickel metallochaperone HypA/HybF, with the protein MHELGITQNIVAIVSEHADGSNVNHVVIEIGELSAILPEAVQFCFDVCARGTLVEGATLEIIEVPGIAECRVCGHSFAIDRPFGICHCGSRDIAIVQGEELNIKSFATGETEELCA; encoded by the coding sequence ATGCACGAACTCGGAATTACACAAAACATTGTGGCGATCGTCTCAGAACATGCAGATGGATCAAACGTAAATCATGTGGTGATTGAAATTGGTGAACTCTCGGCGATTCTTCCGGAGGCAGTGCAGTTCTGTTTTGATGTTTGCGCTCGCGGAACGCTTGTGGAAGGCGCAACGCTAGAAATTATTGAAGTTCCCGGCATAGCAGAATGTCGAGTTTGCGGTCATTCCTTTGCGATCGATCGACCCTTTGGCATCTGTCACTGCGGCAGTCGCGATATTGCGATCGTGCAGGGTGAAGAACTGAACATCAAATCCTTTGCAACAGGAGAAACGGAGGAACTATGTGCGTAA
- a CDS encoding NifU family protein: protein MLQILGYKVKESIEEREVNLFYYPIALMVQAPSPTDHSVSTLDGLIADINQFEAIANHWDDAQRATVSGLKRSIEALHREALVRLIRSVKQESMSALRQAIEDEVVYSVLRYHDLVKPPQPPLEYRLQQALEAVRPGLQSHSGDIELVAIKLPDTVEVRLTGTCSHCPAATLTLTDGVEQTIRRYCPEITRVVAVRNDVPNEATDDVAVSSCQSAASIDSGWLEVTSLAEVPIDRVLAMKLEGRSILLSRIESFESFKSGVVCYQNACSHLGVSLEDGAIESGVLVCPHHGFRYRLATGECLTSPEMPLQSYPVEVRDGQVFVKLWD, encoded by the coding sequence GTGCTGCAAATCCTAGGGTACAAGGTTAAAGAATCGATCGAAGAACGAGAAGTTAATCTGTTCTATTACCCAATCGCACTCATGGTACAAGCTCCTTCTCCAACCGATCATTCCGTTTCAACGCTTGATGGCTTAATCGCGGACATCAACCAGTTTGAAGCGATCGCGAATCATTGGGATGATGCTCAGCGGGCAACAGTGTCGGGACTGAAGCGATCGATCGAGGCACTGCATCGGGAAGCTCTGGTGCGACTCATTCGCAGCGTCAAGCAGGAATCTATGTCGGCTCTGCGTCAGGCGATCGAGGATGAAGTGGTGTACAGCGTGCTGCGCTATCACGATCTGGTCAAACCGCCCCAGCCCCCGCTGGAATATCGGCTGCAACAGGCACTCGAAGCGGTGCGTCCTGGTTTGCAAAGTCACAGCGGCGATATTGAACTGGTGGCAATCAAGCTGCCCGATACCGTTGAGGTAAGGCTGACGGGAACCTGTAGCCACTGTCCGGCGGCAACGCTGACGCTCACGGATGGGGTGGAACAGACAATTCGCCGCTATTGCCCGGAAATTACTCGTGTGGTTGCCGTTAGGAATGACGTTCCGAATGAGGCTACAGATGATGTTGCTGTCAGTTCATGCCAATCTGCTGCTTCGATCGATTCGGGCTGGCTGGAAGTCACATCGCTGGCAGAAGTTCCGATCGATCGAGTTCTTGCCATGAAGCTGGAAGGGCGATCGATTTTGTTGAGCCGGATTGAGTCGTTTGAGTCATTCAAGTCGGGAGTCGTTTGCTATCAAAATGCCTGTTCGCATCTTGGCGTTTCTCTGGAGGATGGGGCGATTGAGTCGGGAGTTCTCGTCTGTCCGCATCACGGGTTTCGCTATCGGTTGGCGACGGGGGAATGTCTAACATCGCCGGAAATGCCGCTTCAGTCCTATCCGGTGGAGGTGAGGGACGGGCAGGTGTTTGTAAAGTTATGGGATTAG
- the hypE gene encoding hydrogenase expression/formation protein HypE, translating into MTHTVPSNPAQHPLFRKIEQSRRKRREVRDTTITLAHGSGGRAMRDLIDDVFVNRFANSSLMPLEDQARFDLTQLAAQGDRLAFTTDSYVVDPIVFPGSDIGALAVNGTVNDLAVGGATPLYITCSMILEEGLPIATLRQVVESMALAAEAAGVQIVTGDTKVVQRGSADKLFINTAGIGVIRSGVNPSAQQIQPGDVILTNGTIGDHGTAILMARGELALDTPIESDCQPLNGLVDAILNVCPQVRSMRDATRGGLATVLSEFAQASSVGIRLQESEIPVREEVVGMCELLGLDPLYLANEGKLVVVVPPADAEVVLAAMQSHPAGVDSRIIGEAIDSPAGVVLLKTAFGAERVVDMLVGDQLPRIC; encoded by the coding sequence ATGACCCATACCGTTCCCAGCAATCCCGCTCAGCATCCCCTATTCCGCAAAATTGAGCAGTCCCGACGCAAACGGCGAGAAGTCCGGGATACCACCATTACGCTGGCTCACGGAAGCGGTGGACGTGCCATGCGAGATTTGATTGATGATGTGTTTGTGAACCGCTTTGCAAATTCATCGTTGATGCCTCTGGAAGATCAGGCAAGATTCGATTTAACTCAATTAGCTGCACAGGGCGATCGCCTTGCATTCACTACTGATTCATACGTCGTTGATCCGATCGTCTTTCCGGGTAGCGATATTGGCGCATTAGCCGTGAACGGTACGGTGAACGATTTGGCAGTCGGCGGAGCAACACCGCTGTATATTACGTGCAGCATGATTTTAGAAGAAGGATTGCCGATCGCTACACTGCGTCAAGTAGTGGAAAGTATGGCATTAGCAGCAGAAGCAGCAGGCGTCCAGATCGTTACCGGGGATACAAAGGTCGTGCAACGCGGCTCTGCGGATAAGCTGTTTATCAACACGGCAGGCATTGGGGTGATTCGATCGGGCGTCAATCCTTCAGCGCAGCAGATCCAGCCTGGAGACGTGATTTTGACCAATGGAACGATCGGCGATCACGGCACGGCAATTCTGATGGCGCGAGGCGAACTGGCACTCGATACCCCGATCGAAAGCGACTGTCAGCCTTTGAATGGATTGGTTGACGCGATCCTCAACGTTTGTCCCCAGGTGCGATCGATGCGCGATGCAACACGGGGCGGGCTGGCAACGGTGCTGAGTGAATTTGCTCAGGCGTCATCTGTGGGAATTCGGTTGCAGGAAAGTGAGATTCCGGTACGCGAGGAAGTGGTGGGAATGTGCGAACTGCTGGGACTCGATCCGCTCTATCTGGCAAACGAAGGTAAACTGGTCGTGGTCGTGCCACCTGCTGATGCAGAGGTAGTCCTAGCCGCAATGCAGAGCCATCCTGCCGGAGTAGATTCACGAATAATTGGAGAAGCGATCGACTCTCCCGCAGGCGTCGTCCTTCTGAAAACTGCCTTTGGCGCAGAAAGGGTGGTAGATATGCTGGTTGGAGATCAGCTTCCCCGCATCTGTTAA
- a CDS encoding DUF1361 domain-containing protein, with product MIDRLLPVLFEIRQGFTDIYSGWILWNLFLAFIPLVLSFFLFWRKSQVRPAWWWVLLVVFILFLPNAPYMLTDVIHLIRGTRSGISGWVIALVFIPLHVGAMLAGFQAYVISLLNLGRYLKRQGAGHWVLRTELIVHLLSAIGIYLGRFRRFNSWDLAVAPGDVLVSTLDDLTSRKPIVVILITFVVLTVFYWMMKQITLGLYLRIRYARKGKDVVT from the coding sequence ATGATCGATCGTCTCCTGCCTGTCCTGTTTGAAATCAGACAAGGATTTACCGACATCTATAGCGGCTGGATTCTGTGGAATCTGTTTCTGGCGTTTATTCCGCTGGTTCTCAGCTTTTTTCTTTTTTGGCGAAAAAGCCAGGTTCGTCCAGCCTGGTGGTGGGTGCTGCTGGTCGTGTTTATCCTCTTCCTGCCCAATGCCCCTTATATGCTGACGGACGTGATCCACCTGATTCGGGGTACGCGCAGCGGCATTTCTGGCTGGGTGATTGCGCTGGTGTTTATTCCCCTGCATGTGGGGGCAATGCTGGCAGGCTTCCAGGCATACGTGATTTCCCTGCTAAACCTGGGACGCTATCTCAAACGACAGGGCGCAGGGCACTGGGTTTTACGAACTGAACTGATCGTGCATCTGCTCTCGGCGATCGGGATCTATCTGGGACGGTTCCGCCGCTTTAATAGCTGGGACCTGGCAGTAGCGCCCGGCGATGTGCTGGTGTCCACCCTGGATGATCTGACCTCAAGAAAACCGATCGTCGTTATCTTGATTACCTTCGTTGTGCTGACGGTATTCTATTGGATGATGAAGCAGATCACGCTGGGACTCTATCTGCGGATTCGCTATGCCCGCAAAGGGAAGGATGTAGTGACCTAA
- the hypB gene encoding hydrogenase nickel incorporation protein HypB, which translates to MCVTCGCPNGSQATIIDPETEEIQPIAAGSPSHVLPDGTVVVHTHYDQGHDHGHDHGHDHGHNHQHSAHSHDHHSHSSDRPANDSAIPTPQIHANLHGTTVELEQSLLAKNNSIAAHNRATFKSKNILALNLVSSPGSGKTTLLTRTIQDLKGEIPISVIEGDQATANDADRIRETGCPVVQINTGTGCHLEADMIDRAVQTLQPPDRSIVMIENVGNLVCPALFDLGEAAKVAILSVTEGEDKPIKYPHMFRASQVMLLTKIDLLPYVPFQVDRFLAYAREVNPHIEIFSVSAQNGAGLLAWYEWLRWQMRSRRH; encoded by the coding sequence ATGTGCGTAACGTGTGGCTGTCCTAACGGTTCGCAGGCAACGATAATTGATCCTGAGACGGAAGAAATTCAACCGATCGCAGCGGGTTCCCCTTCGCACGTCCTCCCGGATGGAACAGTGGTTGTTCATACGCATTACGATCAGGGACATGATCACGGGCACGATCACGGGCACGATCACGGTCATAATCATCAGCATTCCGCTCACAGTCACGATCATCATTCCCATTCATCCGATCGTCCTGCAAACGATTCTGCAATCCCTACCCCTCAAATTCACGCAAATCTTCACGGCACAACCGTTGAGCTAGAGCAAAGTCTATTAGCCAAAAATAATTCGATCGCTGCCCACAATCGCGCCACCTTCAAATCAAAAAATATTCTTGCCCTCAACCTCGTCAGTTCCCCCGGCTCCGGCAAAACCACTTTGCTGACGCGCACCATTCAGGATCTCAAGGGCGAAATTCCCATCAGTGTGATTGAAGGCGATCAAGCAACCGCCAACGATGCCGATCGCATCCGGGAAACGGGCTGTCCGGTCGTGCAAATTAACACAGGTACAGGCTGTCATCTAGAAGCCGATATGATCGATCGCGCCGTCCAAACCCTCCAGCCGCCCGATCGCTCGATCGTTATGATCGAAAATGTGGGCAATCTCGTCTGCCCTGCCCTATTCGATCTGGGCGAAGCCGCAAAAGTGGCAATTCTCTCCGTCACTGAAGGCGAAGACAAGCCGATCAAATATCCCCATATGTTCCGCGCCAGCCAGGTGATGCTGCTCACCAAAATTGATCTGCTGCCCTACGTGCCCTTCCAGGTCGATCGCTTTCTGGCATACGCCCGCGAAGTGAATCCCCACATCGAAATCTTCAGCGTCTCGGCTCAAAATGGGGCAGGTTTACTCGCCTGGTATGAGTGGTTGCGCTGGCAGATGCGATCGCGCCGACATTAA
- a CDS encoding nickel-dependent hydrogenase large subunit: MPSLPEIWDSWQKRSRAFLALFSGGFHLTCASWALDTAWGTEVPRNAILARNLGQLAETIQSIPRYFYGLFAIDLTHEKYKHSLYYEEACRRFAAFTGKSYELGVTISAKPVEIYALLGGQWPHSSYMVPGGVMCAPTLTDITRAWSILEYFRKNWLEPVWLGCSLERYEEIQTYEDFMTWLEENPNHANSDLGFYWRMGLDIGLDQYGAGVGRYVTWGYLPHEDRYQKPTIAGRNAAMIMKSGVYDSFTDTHQLMDQSFARENTSHGWYSEGDADVHPFDRVTRPVQKNDHDFDHAYSWSSAVLHTDFGRLEAGALARQLVAGGNHGESWQHRDGFILDVFKQMGGANIHLRQLARVHEIVKLYRQAERCLREFRLSDPWYIKPTEKDGRGWGATEAARGALCHWVEIEGGKIKNYQMIAPTTWNVGPRDGQGSLGPIESALVGTPIQDPNDPIEVGHVARSFDSCLVCTVHAHDAKTGKELARFRTA; encoded by the coding sequence ATGCCATCCTTGCCCGAAATCTGGGACAGCTGGCAGAAACGATCCAGAGCATTCCTCGCTCTTTTTTCTGGCGGTTTTCACCTCACCTGTGCATCCTGGGCACTGGATACTGCGTGGGGCACAGAGGTTCCGCGTAATGCCATCCTTGCCCGAAATCTGGGACAGCTGGCAGAAACGATCCAGAGCATTCCTCGCTATTTTTACGGGCTGTTTGCGATCGACCTGACCCACGAAAAATACAAGCACAGTCTCTATTACGAAGAAGCCTGCCGTCGCTTTGCTGCTTTTACGGGCAAATCCTATGAATTGGGCGTGACGATTTCTGCCAAACCCGTTGAAATTTATGCATTACTGGGCGGACAGTGGCCCCACTCCAGCTATATGGTTCCGGGGGGTGTGATGTGTGCCCCCACGCTGACGGACATTACCCGCGCCTGGTCGATTCTGGAATACTTCCGCAAAAACTGGCTGGAGCCTGTGTGGTTAGGGTGTTCGCTGGAACGCTATGAAGAAATTCAGACCTACGAGGATTTCATGACATGGCTGGAGGAGAACCCGAATCATGCCAACTCCGATCTGGGCTTTTACTGGCGAATGGGTCTGGACATTGGTTTAGACCAGTACGGTGCAGGCGTCGGACGGTATGTGACCTGGGGCTATCTGCCGCACGAAGACCGCTACCAAAAGCCAACGATCGCCGGACGCAATGCTGCCATGATTATGAAGAGCGGCGTGTATGACAGCTTCACGGATACCCATCAACTGATGGATCAGAGCTTTGCCCGCGAAAACACTTCCCACGGCTGGTACAGCGAGGGTGATGCCGATGTCCATCCTTTCGATCGCGTTACCCGTCCCGTTCAGAAGAATGACCATGATTTCGACCATGCCTATTCCTGGTCAAGTGCAGTCCTCCATACGGACTTTGGCAGGCTGGAAGCGGGAGCCTTAGCCCGTCAGCTCGTGGCAGGTGGAAATCACGGCGAATCCTGGCAGCATCGGGACGGCTTTATCCTGGATGTATTCAAGCAGATGGGCGGCGCAAACATTCATCTGCGGCAGTTGGCGCGCGTGCATGAAATCGTCAAGCTGTACCGTCAGGCAGAACGCTGTCTGCGCGAGTTTCGCCTCAGTGACCCCTGGTACATTAAACCCACGGAGAAAGACGGTCGCGGCTGGGGGGCAACGGAAGCGGCGCGGGGTGCGCTTTGTCACTGGGTGGAAATCGAAGGCGGCAAGATCAAGAATTATCAGATGATTGCCCCCACCACCTGGAATGTGGGTCCGCGTGATGGTCAGGGAAGCCTGGGGCCGATCGAATCTGCCCTGGTTGGGACTCCCATCCAAGACCCCAACGATCCGATCGAAGTGGGTCATGTGGCGCGATCGTTTGATTCCTGCCTGGTCTGTACTGTTCATGCCCATGATGCCAAAACCGGAAAGGAACTCGCCCGATTTAGAACTGCCTAG
- a CDS encoding hydrogenase small subunit, protein MTNILWLQGGACSGNTMSFLNAEEPSACDLITDFGMNILWHPSLGIELGNQLQQLLWDCIEGRIALDILVFEGSVINAPNGTGTWNRFAQRPMKDWLDDLSKVASFVVAVGDCATWGGIPAMAPNPSESTGLQFLKRQSGGFLGADYRSKAGLPVINIPGCPAHPDWISQILVAIATGRIGDIALDELNRPSTFFKSFTQTGCTRNVHFAYKASTSEFGQRRGCLYYDLGCRGPMTHSSCNRILWNRVSSKTRAGMPCLGCTEPEFPFHDLMPGTVFKTQTVMGVPKELPIGVNKKDYALLTIVAKDSTPKWAEEDIFTV, encoded by the coding sequence ATGACTAATATTTTGTGGCTTCAAGGTGGAGCCTGCTCCGGCAACACCATGTCATTTTTGAATGCGGAAGAGCCGAGTGCCTGTGACCTGATTACCGATTTTGGCATGAACATTCTCTGGCATCCGTCGCTGGGAATTGAGCTGGGCAATCAGCTTCAGCAGCTTTTGTGGGACTGCATCGAAGGCAGAATTGCGCTGGATATTCTGGTGTTTGAAGGTAGCGTCATCAATGCGCCAAACGGCACGGGCACCTGGAACCGCTTCGCCCAGCGTCCGATGAAAGATTGGTTAGACGACCTCTCGAAAGTTGCCAGCTTTGTCGTTGCAGTCGGCGACTGTGCCACCTGGGGCGGCATTCCGGCAATGGCTCCTAATCCCAGCGAATCCACCGGGCTTCAGTTCCTCAAGCGACAGTCGGGCGGATTTTTAGGCGCAGACTATCGATCGAAAGCCGGACTCCCCGTAATCAATATTCCCGGCTGTCCCGCCCACCCCGACTGGATCAGCCAAATTCTCGTCGCGATCGCCACCGGACGTATTGGCGATATTGCCCTGGATGAGCTAAATCGTCCCAGCACCTTCTTCAAGAGCTTTACGCAGACGGGCTGTACACGCAACGTTCACTTTGCCTACAAAGCCTCCACTAGCGAATTTGGTCAGCGTCGGGGCTGCCTCTACTATGACCTGGGCTGCCGGGGACCGATGACCCACTCCTCCTGCAATCGCATCCTGTGGAACCGGGTCTCCTCGAAGACGCGAGCCGGAATGCCCTGCTTAGGCTGCACCGAACCCGAATTCCCCTTCCATGACCTGATGCCGGGAACCGTCTTTAAGACGCAAACGGTGATGGGTGTCCCCAAAGAATTGCCGATCGGCGTCAATAAAAAAGATTACGCGCTGTTGACGATCGTGGCAAAAGACTCCACCCCCAAATGGGCAGAAGAAGATATCTTCACCGTCTAA
- a CDS encoding HypC/HybG/HupF family hydrogenase formation chaperone translates to MCLGIPGQITEIVSAEQKLAIVNVGGVKRQVNIACIVDADHPVHSCINDWVLVHVGFAMNRIDPDEAAATLSLLEELAAAQETVLTP, encoded by the coding sequence ATGTGTCTTGGGATTCCCGGTCAAATTACTGAAATCGTCAGCGCAGAGCAGAAATTAGCGATCGTGAATGTGGGCGGCGTGAAGCGCCAGGTCAATATCGCCTGTATTGTCGATGCCGATCATCCCGTTCATTCCTGCATCAACGATTGGGTTCTCGTCCATGTGGGCTTTGCCATGAACCGCATCGATCCCGACGAAGCCGCCGCCACCCTTTCCCTGCTGGAAGAACTCGCCGCCGCCCAGGAAACCGTCCTAACCCCCTAA
- the hypD gene encoding hydrogenase formation protein HypD: MKYVDEYRNPQSAQILLHEIEQITDRLMQHRTKPIKLMEVCGGHTHSIFKYGLENLLPSGIELVHGPGCPVCIMPKGRLDEAIALAQNPNVIFTTFGDAMRVPGSKLSLLQAKAEGADIRMVYSPLDAIPIARANPDREVVFFAIGFETTAPSTALTVLQAESEGLKNFSLFCNHVLVVPALEALLSNPDLELEGFVGPGHVSMVIGSDPYQVISERYRKPVVVAGFEPIDILQSIWMLLQQLESGRCEVENQYRRLVMPSGNVTALDAMRRVFEVREVFEWRGLGDITQSGLRMRSTYADYDAEVKFAIAKQTVADHKACQCGEILKGVLKPWQCKVFGTACTPENPIGACMVSSEGACAAYYKYGRLSLTMPQFKQSKQSKQSDSPTAAQAKEKAMVSRSGNALE; encoded by the coding sequence ATGAAATACGTTGACGAGTACCGCAATCCCCAAAGCGCTCAAATTCTCCTGCATGAAATCGAGCAAATCACCGATCGCCTGATGCAGCACCGCACCAAGCCGATCAAACTCATGGAAGTCTGCGGCGGTCACACCCATTCCATCTTCAAGTACGGCTTAGAAAATCTGCTGCCGTCTGGAATCGAGCTAGTGCATGGTCCCGGCTGTCCGGTTTGCATCATGCCTAAAGGACGACTGGATGAGGCGATCGCTCTGGCACAAAATCCAAACGTCATTTTTACCACCTTTGGCGACGCGATGCGGGTTCCCGGCTCTAAGCTGAGTCTGCTCCAAGCAAAGGCAGAGGGTGCCGATATTCGCATGGTTTATTCGCCGCTGGATGCCATTCCGATCGCCAGGGCAAACCCCGATCGCGAAGTGGTTTTCTTTGCCATCGGCTTCGAGACGACCGCGCCCAGTACGGCGTTAACGGTATTGCAGGCAGAATCGGAAGGACTCAAAAACTTCAGCCTGTTCTGCAACCATGTCCTGGTGGTTCCGGCACTGGAGGCGCTGCTCAGTAACCCTGATTTAGAGCTAGAAGGCTTCGTGGGTCCTGGTCACGTCAGTATGGTGATTGGCAGCGATCCCTATCAGGTAATTTCGGAGCGGTATCGCAAGCCTGTCGTTGTGGCGGGTTTTGAGCCGATCGATATCCTGCAAAGTATCTGGATGCTATTGCAGCAGTTGGAATCAGGACGCTGCGAAGTTGAAAATCAGTATCGTCGTCTGGTGATGCCCTCCGGCAATGTCACTGCCCTGGATGCGATGCGGCGGGTGTTTGAGGTGCGCGAAGTCTTTGAGTGGCGCGGCTTAGGCGATATTACACAGTCTGGATTAAGGATGCGATCGACCTACGCGGACTACGATGCCGAAGTGAAATTTGCGATCGCGAAGCAAACCGTCGCGGATCACAAAGCCTGTCAGTGCGGCGAAATTCTGAAAGGGGTACTGAAACCCTGGCAATGCAAGGTGTTCGGAACTGCCTGCACACCCGAAAACCCGATCGGTGCCTGCATGGTTTCATCGGAGGGAGCCTGCGCTGCCTATTACAAATATGGTCGCCTGTCGCTCACGATGCCGCAATTCAAACAGTCCAAGCAGTCCAAACAGTCGGATTCGCCAACTGCCGCTCAAGCCAAAGAAAAGGCTATGGTTTCACGATCGGGCAATGCGCTGGAGTAG